A part of Gemmatimonas groenlandica genomic DNA contains:
- a CDS encoding DUF427 domain-containing protein encodes MKAIWKGTVVAESADTVVVEGNHYFPLASLDRQYVVDSSHQTTCSWKGVASYYTLRVDGADNANAAWYYPTPKAGAESVAGRVAFWKGVQIEQ; translated from the coding sequence ATGAAGGCCATCTGGAAAGGCACCGTCGTCGCCGAATCGGCTGACACCGTCGTCGTCGAAGGCAATCACTACTTCCCACTCGCGAGTCTGGATCGACAGTACGTGGTCGACAGCAGCCATCAGACCACCTGCTCGTGGAAAGGCGTGGCGAGCTATTACACGCTGCGCGTGGACGGTGCCGACAACGCGAATGCTGCATGGTACTACCCCACGCCGAAGGCCGGGGCGGAGTCCGTCGCCGGCCGCGTCGCGTTCTGGAAGGGCGTGCAGATCGAACAGTGA
- a CDS encoding mercuric reductase translates to MSPPTLVDAAVIGTGQAGPSLATGLASRGLSVAIFEGGALGGSCVNVGCTPTKTLRKTARVAHLARRAADFGVQVGDVRVDLPAALARMRGVVTRSRSGLESLLTGTPGVSLVRDWARLEGRAPDGRFVVRARDAQWHAARVYLNVGTAPSLPPIPGLRDVAALTNDSLLALNELPAELVVIGGSYIGLELGQLYARLGSRVTILEAGPAVASREDADVSARITAMLEAEGLHIVAGVKILTVSRDADGRVAVTLRRPDGTADERVTGTHLLVATGRRPCTDGLGLDTVAVAIDAQGYVPVNGALETSVAGVFALGDVNRRGAFTHTSYQDYEIVLANHNGTPRTADGRITTYAMYTDPPLGRIGMSETEARRALADGRHFLQTTIEMAAVSRAKEEGETTGVIKLLVDGDTHRFAGITMLGIGADEVVQVIAAMMAADAPYEVLRDFLPVHPTITEFFPTMLGRLKPLS, encoded by the coding sequence GTGAGTCCGCCAACCCTGGTGGACGCCGCCGTCATCGGGACCGGACAGGCAGGTCCGTCGCTTGCGACAGGCCTGGCCTCGCGCGGACTCTCGGTGGCGATATTCGAGGGCGGAGCCCTAGGGGGAAGTTGTGTCAATGTGGGCTGTACGCCCACCAAGACGCTTCGGAAAACCGCGCGCGTTGCGCATCTCGCCCGACGCGCTGCCGACTTCGGCGTGCAGGTGGGCGACGTACGCGTTGACCTCCCCGCGGCGCTCGCGCGCATGCGCGGTGTCGTCACCCGATCCCGCAGCGGCCTTGAGAGCTTGCTGACCGGAACGCCCGGTGTATCGCTCGTGCGAGACTGGGCCCGTTTGGAAGGACGCGCCCCGGACGGCCGGTTCGTGGTGCGTGCGCGAGACGCGCAGTGGCACGCCGCGCGCGTCTACCTCAACGTGGGCACGGCACCATCGTTGCCGCCGATCCCCGGACTGCGCGACGTCGCGGCGTTGACGAATGACTCGCTCCTGGCACTCAACGAGCTGCCTGCGGAGCTGGTGGTCATTGGCGGAAGTTACATCGGCCTCGAGTTGGGGCAGCTGTATGCGCGGCTCGGCAGCCGCGTAACCATCCTCGAGGCAGGACCGGCAGTGGCGTCTCGCGAGGACGCCGACGTTTCGGCCCGCATCACCGCGATGCTCGAGGCCGAGGGGCTGCACATTGTCGCGGGCGTGAAGATCTTGACCGTCTCGCGCGACGCCGACGGTCGCGTGGCGGTCACCCTGCGTCGTCCCGACGGCACTGCGGATGAGCGCGTGACGGGAACACATCTGCTGGTCGCGACCGGACGCCGTCCCTGCACCGATGGACTCGGTCTCGACACCGTCGCTGTGGCGATCGATGCCCAGGGATACGTGCCCGTGAACGGAGCACTCGAAACGTCAGTCGCTGGCGTGTTCGCTTTGGGCGACGTCAATCGACGGGGCGCTTTCACGCACACGTCGTATCAGGACTATGAGATCGTGTTGGCCAATCACAACGGTACGCCGCGCACGGCCGACGGGCGCATTACGACCTATGCGATGTACACCGATCCGCCGCTCGGGCGCATCGGCATGTCGGAGACAGAGGCGCGGCGCGCGCTCGCCGACGGTCGGCACTTTCTACAGACGACCATCGAAATGGCCGCCGTCTCCCGCGCGAAAGAAGAAGGCGAGACGACGGGCGTTATCAAGCTCCTCGTTGATGGTGACACACATCGCTTCGCCGGGATCACGATGCTTGGCATCGGGGCCGACGAGGTCGTGCAAGTGATCGCCGCGATGATGGCGGCCGACGCGCCGTACGAAGTGCTGCGCGACTTCCTGCCGGTCCATCCCACGATCACCGAATTTTTTCCGACGATGCTTGGGCGCCTCAAGCCGCTCAGTTAG
- a CDS encoding ATP-binding cassette domain-containing protein, with product MSLTLEARHLGHRYGSVVALDDVSFVVPAGTVAAIVGESGSGKTTALRCFNRLVTPDTGDVRIGDSGVESEAIDALRRRIGFVPQTGGLLPHWSVRRNVMLVPRLTGMEDGNTAACEALRLVGLPDETFGDRLPRDLSGGQRQRAALARALAARQEVVLLDEPFGALDAISRAEIHGVFETVRAARGFTALLVTHDLAEAARLADLVIVMRAGRVEQAAPFAALRDAPATPYVAALVARARDGARAMEPA from the coding sequence ATGTCGCTCACGCTCGAAGCCCGCCACCTGGGTCACCGATATGGATCGGTCGTCGCCCTCGACGACGTCAGTTTCGTGGTGCCGGCGGGAACGGTCGCTGCGATCGTGGGCGAGAGTGGGTCCGGGAAGACGACAGCACTGCGGTGCTTCAACCGACTCGTGACTCCGGATACTGGTGACGTGCGCATCGGCGACAGCGGTGTCGAATCGGAGGCCATTGATGCGCTGCGCCGTCGTATCGGATTCGTTCCGCAAACGGGTGGACTTCTGCCGCATTGGAGTGTGCGTCGCAATGTCATGCTCGTACCGCGTCTCACGGGAATGGAAGATGGGAACACTGCTGCGTGCGAAGCGCTCCGCCTTGTGGGACTTCCCGATGAGACGTTCGGCGATCGCTTGCCGCGCGACCTCTCGGGCGGTCAGCGTCAGCGCGCGGCACTCGCCCGCGCCCTCGCCGCGCGGCAGGAAGTGGTGCTGCTCGACGAGCCGTTCGGTGCGCTCGACGCGATCTCGCGCGCCGAGATCCATGGCGTGTTCGAGACCGTGCGCGCGGCGCGCGGCTTTACGGCGCTGCTCGTGACCCACGACCTCGCCGAGGCGGCGCGGTTGGCCGACCTCGTCATCGTGATGCGCGCCGGTCGAGTGGAACAGGCGGCACCCTTTGCCGCACTGCGGGACGCGCCCGCGACGCCGTACGTGGCCGCACTGGTCGCCCGGGCGCGCGACGGCGCGCGCGCGATGGAGCCGGCGTGA
- a CDS encoding glycine betaine ABC transporter substrate-binding protein, with product MTSLHRRWARVGSLVTTVLAVMNAALNPAEAQRVAASALSPSAAQRGRAVVIASKPFGESYVLAEMFAQLLERRGIAVDRRLGLGATEVAFGALQRDAIDVYPEYTGTGLLAILHDSLTDAMRRDPRLTFAHVSAAFDARYGVRWLPPLGFQNGYAIAVRRETAERFGLRTLSDLKAHPGEFTGGFTADFLGRPDGAPGLASAYGLRWRAVRPLAPAVKYAALVSGDVDIIDGYSTDGLLSKYDLVTLEDDLHFFPPYEAAAIVGPGLVRDRPDAVAELARLSGRLTERLMRDANRRVEVEQTEVRVVAGELLTAIGLGTLQPTTSASVDRASFAAYLWSQRSTIAALTARHLALVAMALAAAILVAVPLGLALERAPRAAERVLGALGVIQTVPSIALLAFMIPVLGIGTAPALVALWLYALFPIARSTYTGVRTADADAVAACEAMGASPLQRLWWVRVPLAMPTIFIGIRTSAVITVGAATLAAFIGAGGLGDPIVAGLALADTRMVLSGALPAAVLALAVDRVLALLEYAATPGYLRRATR from the coding sequence ATGACATCCTTGCACCGCCGCTGGGCCAGAGTCGGCTCGCTGGTGACGACGGTACTCGCGGTGATGAATGCGGCGTTGAATCCGGCGGAAGCGCAGCGCGTAGCTGCGAGTGCGCTATCGCCGTCCGCGGCGCAGCGAGGGCGTGCGGTGGTCATCGCGTCCAAGCCGTTCGGCGAGTCGTACGTGCTTGCCGAAATGTTCGCGCAGCTGCTCGAGCGCCGCGGTATCGCCGTGGACCGGCGGCTGGGCCTCGGAGCCACCGAGGTCGCGTTCGGCGCGCTGCAACGCGACGCGATCGATGTCTATCCGGAATACACGGGAACCGGACTCCTCGCCATCTTGCACGACTCGCTCACCGATGCGATGCGCCGCGATCCGCGGCTCACCTTCGCGCATGTCTCGGCCGCCTTCGACGCGCGATACGGCGTGCGATGGCTGCCGCCGCTCGGCTTCCAGAACGGGTACGCCATCGCTGTGCGGCGCGAGACAGCGGAGCGGTTTGGCCTGCGCACCTTGAGCGACCTGAAAGCACACCCGGGCGAGTTCACCGGTGGCTTCACCGCCGATTTCCTCGGACGCCCCGACGGCGCGCCCGGGCTTGCCAGCGCGTACGGCCTGCGCTGGCGTGCGGTGCGACCACTCGCCCCGGCCGTGAAGTACGCCGCCCTCGTCAGCGGCGACGTCGACATCATCGACGGCTACTCCACCGACGGACTGCTCAGCAAATACGACCTCGTCACCCTCGAAGACGATCTCCACTTCTTTCCTCCGTACGAAGCGGCCGCGATCGTTGGTCCGGGACTCGTGCGCGACCGCCCTGACGCGGTCGCCGAACTGGCGCGCCTGAGCGGTCGGCTCACGGAACGGCTGATGCGCGACGCGAACCGCCGCGTGGAGGTGGAGCAGACCGAAGTGCGCGTCGTCGCCGGCGAGTTGCTCACCGCGATCGGGCTCGGCACGCTGCAGCCAACCACGAGCGCATCAGTCGACCGTGCCTCGTTCGCCGCGTACCTCTGGAGCCAGCGGAGCACGATCGCGGCCCTCACGGCTCGTCATCTCGCCCTGGTGGCGATGGCGCTCGCGGCCGCGATCCTCGTTGCCGTTCCGCTCGGTCTCGCGCTCGAACGTGCCCCGCGTGCCGCCGAGCGCGTGCTCGGCGCGCTCGGCGTGATTCAGACCGTGCCGAGCATCGCGCTGCTCGCGTTCATGATCCCGGTGCTTGGCATTGGCACCGCCCCGGCGCTCGTCGCGCTCTGGCTGTACGCGCTCTTTCCGATCGCGCGTAGCACCTACACGGGCGTGCGCACCGCCGACGCCGATGCGGTTGCGGCCTGTGAGGCCATGGGCGCGAGCCCGTTGCAACGGTTGTGGTGGGTGCGTGTGCCGTTGGCCATGCCCACGATCTTCATCGGCATTCGCACGTCGGCCGTGATCACCGTGGGCGCCGCGACGCTTGCGGCGTTCATCGGTGCCGGCGGCCTTGGCGACCCGATTGTCGCCGGCCTCGCGCTCGCCGACACGCGCATGGTGCTCTCCGGCGCGCTACCGGCGGCCGTGCTCGCGCTTGCTGTCGATCGCGTGCTCGCGCTGCTCGAATACGCGGCGACGCCCGGCTACCTGCGCCGCGCCACGCGCTGA
- a CDS encoding DUF427 domain-containing protein — protein MNDRLRRAAALWTWTGNTRPPFAHQPGDGQESVWDYPRPPRVVADSREVVVRVGGIEILRTRKALRLLETASPPSFYLPVTDALRAAFVPASGSSHCEWKGTARYWTVVAGDVRLERAAWSYDAPLEPYEMLRDHVALYPTHAECLVNGERVRPQDGGFYGGWVTDEIVGPWKGGAGSGGW, from the coding sequence ATGAACGACCGCCTTCGCCGCGCCGCGGCCCTTTGGACGTGGACGGGAAACACCCGTCCGCCGTTCGCACACCAGCCAGGCGATGGACAGGAGTCGGTGTGGGACTACCCACGCCCGCCGCGCGTGGTCGCCGATTCACGCGAAGTGGTCGTGCGCGTTGGCGGCATAGAAATCCTGCGCACGCGTAAGGCCTTGCGGCTGTTGGAGACCGCCAGCCCGCCGTCGTTCTATCTGCCTGTCACCGACGCTCTGCGCGCCGCGTTCGTGCCGGCCTCCGGGTCCTCGCATTGCGAGTGGAAGGGCACCGCTCGCTACTGGACAGTGGTGGCGGGCGATGTACGATTGGAGCGTGCCGCGTGGTCGTACGACGCGCCACTCGAGCCGTATGAAATGCTCCGCGATCATGTGGCGCTGTACCCCACGCACGCCGAGTGTCTGGTAAACGGGGAACGCGTGCGCCCGCAAGATGGCGGGTTCTATGGCGGATGGGTCACCGATGAAATCGTCGGTCCGTGGAAGGGTGGAGCGGGCAGCGGCGGCTGGTAG
- a CDS encoding serine hydrolase domain-containing protein, whose amino-acid sequence MPRHGLLRPAGHIRAPRATLCIASLAACALTTAVSAQTPARTTTPIAFTRFVDSLARVGFSGSVLLADQRQVLLYRTMGMADRATRRAITPSDRWRYASVSKQITAALVLREVDAKRIVLDVPVSTYLPGFTDGARAEITVRHLLQHTSGLPNLNDGPSDADGTPRAYRERGANVGDAAYARLCSGAPVAAPGSRFEYNNCDYLVLGALLRARTGKTTSQLLARQLGSAWTPGARETVRGYLTDSTSEAPFELATFGSAGALTGTLEGLLAFDRLLLGTMLSPAAKGELWRGEPKLGYAALGAWAFEAGLAGCATPVRLIERRGEIGGIQVRNVLLPERGLVLMMFTNRLDVVFGEVWQGPGLMYDALQAAACAAASP is encoded by the coding sequence ATGCCACGACACGGTCTCCTTCGGCCAGCAGGACACATCCGCGCGCCCCGCGCCACGCTTTGTATTGCGTCGCTCGCCGCGTGCGCCCTGACCACGGCGGTGTCTGCGCAGACGCCCGCCCGCACCACCACGCCGATCGCGTTCACGCGCTTCGTCGATTCCCTCGCGCGCGTCGGCTTCTCCGGAAGTGTGCTGCTCGCCGACCAGCGGCAAGTGCTGCTGTATCGGACGATGGGCATGGCGGATCGCGCCACCCGCCGCGCGATTACGCCCTCAGACCGCTGGCGGTACGCGTCGGTGTCCAAGCAGATCACCGCCGCGCTGGTGCTGCGCGAGGTGGACGCGAAGCGCATCGTGCTCGACGTCCCGGTGTCGACGTATCTGCCGGGGTTCACCGACGGGGCGCGGGCTGAGATCACGGTGCGGCACCTATTGCAGCACACGTCGGGGCTTCCCAACCTGAATGACGGACCGAGCGATGCCGATGGCACGCCGCGCGCCTATCGCGAGCGTGGTGCCAACGTGGGCGACGCGGCATACGCGCGGCTCTGCAGCGGTGCGCCAGTTGCGGCGCCGGGCAGCCGCTTCGAATACAACAACTGCGACTACCTCGTGCTCGGGGCGTTGCTGCGCGCGCGCACGGGCAAGACCACGTCGCAACTGCTGGCTAGGCAGCTTGGCTCCGCATGGACGCCCGGCGCCCGCGAAACCGTGCGTGGATATCTCACCGACAGCACGTCGGAGGCGCCATTTGAATTGGCGACGTTTGGATCAGCGGGCGCGCTCACGGGCACGCTCGAGGGGTTGCTGGCCTTCGATCGGCTGTTGCTCGGCACCATGCTGTCGCCGGCGGCAAAAGGCGAGCTGTGGCGCGGTGAACCAAAGCTCGGCTACGCCGCACTCGGTGCGTGGGCGTTTGAGGCCGGCTTGGCGGGATGTGCGACACCCGTACGTCTCATTGAGCGACGCGGTGAAATTGGCGGCATTCAGGTGCGCAACGTGCTGCTGCCCGAGCGCGGGTTGGTACTCATGATGTTCACGAATCGCCTCGACGTGGTGTTCGGTGAAGTCTGGCAGGGCCCCGGGCTGATGTACGATGCGCTGCAGGCGGCAGCCTGTGCTGCGGCCTCGCCCTGA